The following are from one region of the Sorghum bicolor cultivar BTx623 chromosome 2, Sorghum_bicolor_NCBIv3, whole genome shotgun sequence genome:
- the LOC8081704 gene encoding putative cysteine-rich receptor-like protein kinase 20, producing the protein MDTATHPSALLLYLASVRSQCRTSELDMAALPCLCFLVLLSSSLSLVPRAAAYSEYSCNGTTGNFTSGSAFATNLARLVLALPGNASSSSSLFASAAVGAAPSDTAYGLALCRGDVTDARVCSRCLADAFARLRRLCGGDRDATFYADLCTARYSGGDFLARPDDNSPVINALDVNGSTYYGWDARNATSRTLFLSLVGTLFSEMAMYAAYNSSAHRMFASAAMYVNPQLPTVYGFVQCTPDLSRAQCWDCFQVLQDQNKRWYDGREGGRILGVRCSFRYEAYHFFDGMPEVRIGLKADPSSSTTEESHESNHKVVLIVALVVSITVLSAMMAAGLLMIRARRKRAEKKRKLQLEAQSRNSSATEDALKLWRIEESSSEFTLYDFPELAAATGGFSDDNLLGRGGFGPVYKGKLPDGAEVAVKRLAAHSGQGLEEFKNEIQLIAKLQHTNLVRLVGCCVKEEEKLLAYEYMPNRSLNCFIFDQQRGPLLDWEKRRRIIDGIAQGLLYLHKHSRVRIIHRDLKASNILLDKDLNPKISDFGMARIFGSNMTEANTNRVVGTYGYMAPEYASEGIFSVKSDVYSFGVLLLEIVSGKRNSSHHHHYGDFVNLLGYAWQLWREGRVFELIDPTLGECGDVSTVVRCVKVALLCVQESAADRPTMADVTAMLQASSTASGGDGGPLPDPKRPPHFSLRVAATTATSSSDDDDAGSGLRTRTQCTTSCSTNDLTITSIHEGR; encoded by the exons ATGGACACTGCCACTCATCCATCAGCTCTCTTGTTGTACCTTGCGTCTGTTCGCAGCCAGTGCAGGACGAGCGAGCTCGACATGGCCGCTCTCCCCTGCCTCTGCTTCCTTGTCCTCCTGTCCTCCTCCCTGTCGCTCGTGCCCCGCGCCGCCGCGTACTCGGAGTACTCGTGCAACGGTACCACGGGCAACTTCACGTCCGGCAGCGCGTTCGCCACCAACCTGGCCCGCCTCGTCCTCGCGCTGCCgggcaacgcctcctcctcctcctcgctctTCGCGTCGGCGGCCGTCGGCGCGGCTCCGTCGGACACGGCGTACGGGCTCGCGCTCTGCCGCGGCGACGTCACGGACGCGCGGGTCTGCTCGCGCTGCCTCGCCGACGCGTTCGCCCGGCTGCGCCGCCTCTGCGGCGGCGACCGCGACGCCACGTTCTACGCCGACCTGTGCACGGCGCGGTACTCCGGCGGGGACTTCCTGGCGCGTCCCGACGACAACTCCCCGGTGATCAACGCGCTGGACGTGAACGGCTCCACCTACTACGGCTGGGACGCCCGGAACGCGACGAGCCGGACGCTGTTCCTGTCGCTGGTGGGCACGCTGTTCTCGGAGATGGCCATGTACGCCGCCTACAACTCGTCGGCGCACCGCATGTTCGCCAGCGCCGCCATGTACGTGAACCCGCAGCTGCCCACGGTGTACGGGTTCGTGCAGTGCACGCCGGACCTCTCCCGGGCGCAGTGCTGGGACTGCTTCCAGGTGCTCCAGGACCAGAACAAGCGCTGGTACGACGGACGCGAGGGCGGACGCATCCTCGGCGTCCGATGCAGCTTCCGCTACGAGGCCTACCATTTCTTCGACGGCATGCCGGAGGTCAGGATCGGCCTCAAGGCCGACCCATCTTCTTCAACAACTGAGGAAAGCCATG AAAGCAACCACAAGGTGGTCTTAATTGTCGCTCTCGTCGTATCAATCACGGTGCTCTCTGCTATGATGGCTGCCGGCCTGCTGATGATCAGAGCACGACGAAAAAGAGCCG AGAAGAAGAGGAAGCTGCAGCTGGAGGCGCAATCCCGGAACAGCTCCGCGACAGAGGACGCGCTGAAGCTGTGGCGGATCGAGGAGAGCAGCTCCGAGTTCACGCTGTACGACTTCCCCGAGCTGGCGGCCGCGACGGGCGGCTTCTCCGACGACAACCTGCTCGGCAGAGGCGGATTCGGCCCCGTCTACAAG GGGAAGCTGCCGGACGGCGCCGAGGTCGCGGTGAAGAGACTGGCGGCGCACTCCGGGCAGGGGCTGGAGGAGTTCAAGAACGAGATCCAGCTGATCGCCAAGCTGCAGCACACCAACCTGGTTCGCCTCGTCGGATGCTGCGTCAAGGAGGAAGAGAAGCTGCTCGCATACGAGTACATGCCCAACCGGAGCCTCAACTGCTTCATCTTCGACCAGCAGCGGGGGCCATTGCTGGACTGGGAGAAGCGGCGGCGCATCATCGACGGCATCGCGCAGGGATTGCTCTACCTGCACAAGCACTCACGGGTGAGGATCATCCACCGGGACCTCAAGGCCAGCAACATTTTGCTCGACAAGGACCTCAACCCCAAGATCTCGGATTTCGGCATGGCCAGGATCTTCGGCTCCAACATGACCGAAGCCAACACCAACAGGGTCGTCGGAACATA TGGCTACATGGCTCCTGAGTATGCTTCGGAGGGCATCTTCTCGGTGAAGTCCGACGTGTACAGCTTCGGCGTGCTGCTGCTGGAGATCGTCAGCGGCAAGAGGAACAgcagccaccaccaccactacgGCGACTTCGTCAACCTGCTCGGATat GCATGGCAGCTGTGGAGGGAAGGGAGGGTGTTCGAGCTGATCGACCCGACGCTGGGCGAGTGCGGCGACGTGTCGACCGTCGTGCGGTGCGTCAAGGTGGCGCTGCTGTGCGTGCAGGAGAGCGCCGCGGACCGGCCGACCATGGCGGACGTGACGGCGATGCTGCAGGCATCCTCCACCGccagcggcggcgacggcgggccGCTCCCGGACCCGAAGCGGCCGCCGCACTTCTCGCTCAGGGTGgcggcgacgacggcgaccagcagcagcgacgacgacgacgccgggTCGGGGCTGCGGACGCGGACGCAGTGCACCACGTCGTGCAGCACCAACGACCTCACCATCACCTCCATCCACGAGGGCAGGTGA
- the LOC8081705 gene encoding AUGMIN subunit 1, with the protein MDHTAEHLDPTGPTAASSSAVAGVNAWLDSLAAEAGRGAGWRGGGGGAASELSLGPDSTPRGVAYLRTLAAVSQARSRAAGIAAAGLRAQAAEYRAEAARLREALERAGLARDALPSTAAAAAHAVAAVANLLAIRDTDMSSFVVASADLSMRRAEVGEKRDKVHKESNTLLDYTRKAINKHMELKKMLEKFKNDVEKQQAEQMTGWQTKLVMMDSKERQYILQVSNYKAMLNRVAYTPEINHGVLMEMAEHKKDLERRTKPIADTLRSYQDLPPDKALAALAIEDKRRQYAAAEKYLEDVLQSALTTTAL; encoded by the exons ATGGATCACACTGCCGAGCATCTCGACCCCACCGGCCCGACGgctgcctcctcctccgccgtcgCCGGGGTAAATGCGTGGCTGGACTCCCTCGCCGCGGAGGCCGGGCGCGGGGCGGGAtggcgaggcggcggcggaggtgcGGCCTCGGAGCTTTCGCTGGGGCCCGACTCCACACCGCGCGGGGTGGCCTACCTCCGCACGCTGGCCGCGGTGTCGCAGGCGCGGTCGCGCGCCGCCGGAATAGCGGCTGCGGGGCTGCGCGCGCAGGCAGCCGAGTATCGCGCCGAGGCGGCGCGGTTGCGGGAGGCTCTAGAGCGGGCGGGGCTCGCGAGGGACGCGCTCCCATCAAccgcagcagcggcggcgcacGCTGTCGCTGCCGTTGCCAACCTTCTCGCCATCCGTGATACCGACATGAGCAG CTTTGTGGTGGCAAGTGCAGACTTGTCTATGAGGCGAGCAGAGGTAGGGGAGAAGAGGGACAAAGTGCATAAGGAGTCAAATACGCTGCTTGATTACACACGGAAGGCCATAAACAAGCATATGGAGCTGAAGAA GATGCTGGAGAAATTTAAAAATGATGTGGAGAAGCAACAAGCTGAGCAAATGACGGGTTGGCAGACAAAGCTTGTTATGATGGACTCGAAGGAACGACAGTATATCCTCCAAGTCTCAAATTATAAG GCAATGCTTAACCGAGTGGCTTATACACCAGAGATCAATCATGGTGTGTTAATGGAAATGGCTGAGCATAAGAAGGATCTTGAGAGGAGGACAAAACCCATAGCTGATACATTAAGAAGCTACCAGGATTTACCTCCT GATAAAGCTCTGGCTGCACTGGCTATAGAGGATAAAAGGAGGCAGTATGCTGCTGCAGAGAAGTACCTAGAAGACGTGTTGCAATCTGCTTTAACCACAACTGCCCTATAA
- the LOC8084077 gene encoding villin-5 has product MSVSMKDLDPAFRGSGQKDGLEIWRIENFKPVPVPASSYGKFFMGDSYIILKTTALKNGSLRHDIHYWIGKDTSQDEAGTAAILTVELDAALGGRAVQYREIQGNETEKFLSYFRPCIMPQPGGVASGFNHVEVNEQDHETRLYVCHGKHVVHVKEVPFARSSLNHDDIFILDTKFKIFQFSGSNSSIQERAKALEVVQYIKDTFHEGKCEIASVEDGRMMADAEAGEFWSFFGGFAPLPRRAPAEGNEKHEETAFKLLCFDQGKLVPIDCQSLAHELLETNKCYFLDSGSELYVWMGRITSLQERKGASEAAEKLLSDSNRTRTHIIKVIEGFETVTFKSKFKEWPQTPELKLSSEDGRGKVAALLKRQGLNVKGLMKAAPAKEEPQSYIDCTGNLQVWRVNDKDKVQLSSSDQSKFYTGDCYVFQYTYPGDDKEECLVGTWFGKKSIEEDRVIAVSLASKMVESAKFQAVQARFYEGKEPIQFFVIFQSLQVFKGGLSSGYKRFTAENGIDDESYSEDGLALFRIQGSGPENMQAIQVEPVASSLNSSYCYILHDGHTVFTWAGNLTTALDQELMERQLDVIKPNTQSRSQKEGSETDQFWSLLGGKSEYSGQKMVRELESDPHLFSCILSKGNLKVKEIYHFTQDDLMTEDVFILDCHTSIFVWVGQQVDVKVRLQALDVGEKFIVLDFLMENLARETPIFTVMEGSEPPFFTRFFTWDLAKSLMHGNSYQRKLAIVKGGGAPALDKPKRRTPVYSGRSTTQDKSQRSRSMSFSPERVRVRGRSPAFTALAANFESSSNRNLSTPPPVVKKLYPKSVTPDSSNTKSSAIAAVAGSLDRPSQTPAPEFVKDGSESEKPKQEGDGKGVDTVATRVESLTINEDVKENEPEDDEGLPIYPYERLQTTAADPVTEIDVTRRETYLSSTEFKEKFGMTKEAFSKLPKWKQNRLKIALQLF; this is encoded by the exons ATGTCAGTTTCTATGAAGGACCTGGACCCGGCTTTCCGTGGTTCTGGACAAAAGGA CGGCTTGGAAATATGGCGTATTGAGAATTTCAAGCCGGTTCCTGTCCCTGCATCTTCATATGGAAAGTTCTTCATGGGTGATTCTTACATTATCTTGAAG ACAACAGCCTTGAAAAATGGTTCTCTTCGCCATGACATCCATTACTGGATTGGTAAAGATACTAGTCAG GACGAAGCTGGAACTGCTGCGATTTTAACGGTAGAGCTTGATGCTGCTCTTGGCGGGCGTGCTGTTCAGTACCGAGAAATACAAGGCAATGAAACAGAAAAATTCCTGTCCTATTTTAGACCATGCATCATGCCACAGCCAGGAGGAGTGGCATCTGGATTCAACCATGTTGAGGTCAATGAGCAGGATCACGAGACCCGCTTATATGTCTGCCATGGGAAGCATGTTGTTCATGTTAAAGAG GTTCCCTTTGCTCGATCATCCCTTAATCATGATGACATATTTATTTTGGATACGAAGTTCAAAATTTTCCAGTTCAGTGGCTCAAACTCATCCATCCAAGAGCGAGCAAAAGCTCTTGAAGTTGTGCAGTACATCAAAGATACATTTCATGAGGGCAAATGTGAAATTGCATCTGTTG AGGATGGTAGAATGATGGCTGATGCGGAAGCTGGTgaattctggagtttttttggtGGCTTCGCCCCTCTTCCTAGGAGGGCACCTGCAGAAGGCAATGAGAAACATGAAGAAACTGCTTTCAAATTGCTATG TTTTGACCAAGGAAAGCTGGTGCCTATCGACTGCCAATCTTTAGCACATGAATTACTTGAGACAAACAAGTGTTACTTCTTAGACTCTGGTTCTGAATTGTATGTTTGGATGGGCAGAATTACATCCCTGCAGGAGAGAAAGGGTGCTAGTGAAGCTGCTGAG AAATTGCTCTCTGATTCAAACCGAACAAGaacacatataatcaaagtgatTGAAGGGTTTGAGACTGTTACGTTCAAGTCAAAATTTAAAGAGTGGCCGCAGACGCCTGAGTTGAAGTTGTCATCGGAGGATGGAAGAGGCAAAGTTGCAG CTCTTCTCAAACGCCAGGGCTTAAATGTTAAGGGTTTGATGAAAGCTGCTCCTGCAAAAGAAGAACCTCAATCCTATATTGATTGCACTGGCAACTTGCAG GTTTGGCGTGTAAATGATAAAGACAAGGTTCAACTCTCATCCTCTGACCAATCCAAATTTTACACTGGCGATTGCTACGTATTTCAGTATACTTATCCTGGAGATGATAAGGAGGAATGTCTTGTTGGAACCTGGTTTGGGAAAAAGAGTATTGAG GAGGATAGGGTAATAGCAGTTTCACTTGCAAGCAAGATGGTTGAATCTGCTAAGTTTCAGGCCGTCCAG GCACGCTTTTATGAGGGGAAAGAACCGATTCAGTTCTTTGTGATATTTCAAAGCTTGCAAGTGTTTAAG GGTGGTCTTAGTTCTGGATACAAGAGATTCACCGCTGAAAATGGTATTGATGATGAAAGTTATTCTGAAGATGGGCTTGCACTCTTTCGTATTCAAGGTTCAGGACCAGAAAACATGCAAGCGATTCAAGTTGAACCA GTGGCCTCGTCATTGAATTCATCATATTGTTACATTCTACATGATGGACACACAGTGTTCACTTGGGCTGGAAATCTGACCACTGCATTGGATCAAGAGTTAATGGAGAGGCAACTTGATGTTATTAAG CCAAACACACAGTCTAGGTCACAAAAGGAAGGTTCAGAAACGGACCAGTTTTGGAGCTTACTGGGAGGCAAATCTGAGTACTCAGGCCAAAAAATGGTGCGAGAACTTGAAAGTGATCCCCATCTTTTCTCATGCATCCTGTCGAAAG GCAATTTGAAG GTCAAAGAAATATACCACTTTACTCAAGATGATCTAATGACAGAAGATGTTTTCATTCTGGACTGTCACACGAGCATATTTGTTTGGGTTGGTCAGCAGGTGGATGTTAAAGTCAGGTTACAAGCTCTGGATGTTGGGGAG AAATTTATTGTGCTTGATTTCCTTATGGAAAACCTTGCCCGTGAAACACCAATTTTCACCGTTATGGAGGGGAGTGAGCCTCCCTTTTTCACTAGATTCTTCACCTGGGACTTGGCAAAATCACTG ATGCATGGCAATTCATACCAGAGGAAGCTTGCCATTGTAAAAGGTGGAGGTGCTCCAGCACTGGAT AAACCGAAACGACGAACACCCGTCTATTCAGGAAGGAGTACTACACAAGATAAATCCCAACGCTCCAGAAGCATGTCCTTCAGTCCTGAGCGCGTCCGTGTTAGGGGAAGATCTCCAGCATTCACTGCATTGGCTGCTAATTTTGAAAGTTCAAGCAACAGAAATCTTTCCACTCCTCCACCTGTAGTTAAGAAACTTTACCCGAAATCTGTTACACCTGATTCGTCAAATACAAAGTCATCTGCAATTGCTGCTGTGGCTGGTTCTTTGGATCGCCCTTCTCAAACTCCTGCTCCAGAATTCGtgaaag ATGGCTCTGAGTCAGAGAAGCCAAAACAGGAGGGAGATGGTAAAGGTGTTGATACTGTGGCCACTAGAGTCGAATCTCTGACTATAAATGAAGATGTAAAAGAAAACGAGCCAGAAGATGACGAGGGCCTTCCTATTTACCCATATGAACGTCTGCAGACCACAGCTGCTGATCCTGTTACTGAAATTGATGTCACGAGGCGAGAG ACCTACTTGTCTTCGACTGAATTCAAAGAGAAGTTTGGGATGACAAAGGAAGCATTTAGCAAGCTTCCAAAGTGGAAGCAGAATAGGCTAAAAATTGCTCTTCAACTTTTTTAG
- the LOC8081706 gene encoding uncharacterized protein LOC8081706, with product MPRVCTTSVVLALALLPVLVATAAAAATTVYRRVAPSPGGHECGAQGTYAPNSTYEANLRALAATVPAQANASSCKCSPGNHAGERPDMVAASVYCYWRPDAGWSPDCGACVARAFGEAQRLCPYHRQAMVVVDGGECSVSFHDVQQMEQSMGLGSPRQFAVLQKQDGDHVSFLDFCQDIKELTRYMSEHEKLELKNFTGQCERCKHQALKSPRRLIM from the exons ATGCCTCGCGTTTGCACGACGTCCGTCGTCCTGGCGCTCGCGCTCCTCCCGGTGCTGgtcgcgacggcggcggcggcagccacCACCGTCTACCGCCGCGTGGCTCCGTCGCCCGGCGGCCACGAGTGCGGCGCGCAAGGCACGTACGCTCCCAACAGCACCTACGAAGCCAACCTGCGGGCGCTTGCCGCCACGGTGCCCGCCCAGGCGAACGCGTCCTCCTGCAAGTGCTCGCCGGGCAACCATGCCGGCGAACGCCCCGACATGGTCGCCGCTTCGGTCTACTGCTACTGGCGCCCCGACGCGGGCTGGTCGCCTGACTGCGGCGCCTGCGTCGCGCGCGCGTTTGGCGAGGCGCAGCGGCTGTGCCCGTACCACAGGCAGGCCATGGTCGTGGTTGACGGCGGCGAGTGCAGCGTCAGCTTCCATGACGTTCAGCAGATGGAGCAGAGCATGGGCCTCGGCAGCCCCAGGC AATTTGCAGTGCTGCAAAAGCAGGACGGGGATCATGTATCATTCCTTGATTTTTGCCAAGATATCAAAGAACTGACACGCTATATGTCCGAGCATGAAAAGTTAGAATTGAAGAACTTTACTGGGCAATGCGAAAGATGCAAGCATCAAGCTCTGAAGTCACCACGACGCCTCATTATGTGA
- the LOC8081707 gene encoding uncharacterized protein LOC8081707 isoform X1 — MATLMLVKVAVHARHLRLVSCLLLGIQLQLHGHDSITAVTSHHNMKNPWLLSLAPLLLVLAVSSSLPLTAAVSQRRLSFPAARLSPVVECVGDGVYAANSTYEANLRRVAALLLSEVSATPGHSYSYRTRAVGYWPNRLMASSFCWSRRRRDVNDTGGFGYPCADCIAGAFLEVERACPYRREGFFSNRNCTLELAEISIFGTGGMFGNILKQVMAPGLVLQAIGFGWLFFLLFQEWRSRKRGTSMNSTPLLSGD, encoded by the exons ATGGCGACCCTGATGCTGGTCAAAGTCGCGGTCCACGCGCGCCACTTGCGACTTGTGAGTTGCTTGCTACTAGGCATCCAGCTTCAGCTCCATGGGCATGACTCCATCACCGCCGTCACCAGTCACCACAACATGAAGAATCCCTGGCTCCTGTCCCTCGCCCCGCTTCTCCTAGTCCTAGCCGTGTCCTCATCGCTGCCTCTCACCGCCGCCGTGTCGCAGCGGCGGCTGAGTTTCCCTGCCGCACGGCTGTCGCCTGTAGTGGAGTGCGTCGGCGACGGCGTCTACGCTGCTAACAGCACCTACGAAGCCAACCTCCGTCGCGTCGCCGCGCTCCTCCTATCCGAGGTATCCGCCACGCCCGGCCACTCTTACAGTTACAGGACCCGTGCCGTCGGGTACTGGCCGAACCGCTTGATGGCCAGCTCCTTTTGctggagccgccgccgccgcgacgttAACGACACCGGCGGCTTTGGCTACCCCTGCGCCGACTGCATCGCCGGGGCCTTCCTCGAGGTGGAGAGAGCGTGCCCGTACCGCAGGGAAGGCTTCTTTTCCAATCGAAACTGCACTCTTGAACTTGCCGAGATCAGCATCTTCGGGACTGGTGGCATGTTCG GGAACATACTGAAACAAGTCATGGCTCCGGGATTGGTACTTCAAGCAATTGGATTTGGTTGGCTTTTCTTCTTGCTATTTCAGGAATGGCGCAGCCGGAAAAGAGGCACTTCGAT GAATTCCACCCCTCTTTTATCTGGAGATTAA